A genome region from Ctenopharyngodon idella isolate HZGC_01 chromosome 5, HZGC01, whole genome shotgun sequence includes the following:
- the rtn4r gene encoding reticulon-4 receptor isoform X1, whose product MGTDPAAQIFAGGRLLCLVLWLNLVPVMNGCPAKCLCYSEPRPTLACQQQGLFSIPTEIPIRSQRIFLQSNKLTVVRSTSFSSVHNLTVLWMYSNNISHIEAGAFYGLEKLEELDIGDNSNLRIISPTAFRGLTKLHTLHLHRCGLSELPVGVFRGLFSLQYLYLQDNNLLALHEDTFLDLANLTYLFLHNNKIRVVTDHMLRGLINLDRLLLHQNRIIHVQQRAFNDLGKLTTLFLFYNNLTMLTGEAMNPLVSLQYLRLNGNQWICDCRARPLWDWFKHFKGSSSQLECHLPTSLTGKDLKRLKSDDLEGCVDSPTQVQTSIFNTKARSGKFLSLDDPLVESIPRCCLSDNDKSSIISSKSLPDPSSYNSRQITNNPLKEKENISKTKFREVDQTKNDTRNKQSLNDGPLGTMSNNLDQTLDKINPELLDNLEPSTAPSRKKKKCSKKPKSDQYCLKGHGSTVQVLAVLFLPLFWLSLALC is encoded by the exons ATGGGAACGGATCCTGCGGCACAAATTTTTGCCG GTGGTCGCCTCCTCTGCCTGGTGTTATGGCTTAACCTGGTGCCAGTGATGAACGGCTGCCCGGCAAAGTGCCTGTGCTACAGTGAGCCGAGGCCAACGCTGGCCTGTCAACAGCAGGGTCTGTTCTCCATTCCCACTGAGATCCCCATCCGTAGCCAGCGAATATTCCTCCAGAGCAACAAACTGACAGTCGTCCGATCGACCAGCTTTAGTTCTGTGCATAACCTCACGGTCTTGTGGATGTACTCGAATAATATCAGCCATATTGAGGCGGGGGCCTTTTACGGGCTGGAGAAACTGGAAGAATTAGACATCGGCGACAACAGCAACCTTCGCATCATAAGTCCCACCGCGTTTCGCGGTCTGACCAAGCTGCACACCCTTCACCTGCACAGATGCGGGCTGTCTGAGCTCCCGGTGGGAGTTTTCCGAGGACTCTTCTCGCTTCAGTATCTGTACCTGCAGGATAATAACCTTCTGGCCCTGCACGAAGACACTTTCCTGGACCTGGCGAACCTCACCTACCTATTCTTACATAACAACAAGATAAGGGTGGTGACCGATCACATGCTGCGTGGTCTCATCAACCTTGACCGCTTGCTCCTGCACCAGAACCGCATCATACACGTGCAGCAGAGGGCTTTCAATGATCTGGGCAAGCTGACCACCTTGTTTCTCTTTTACAACAACCTCACCATGTTGACAGGGGAGGCCATGAACCCTCTGGTGTCCCTCCAGTACCTAAGGCTCAATGGGAATCAATGGATTTGTGACTGTCGAGCCAGGCCGTTGTGGGACTGGTTCAAACACTTCAAAGGGTCCAGCTCCCAGTTGGAATGCCACCTTCCCACCTCTCTGACCGGGAAGGACCTGAAACGACTGAAAAGTGACGATTTGGAGGGATGCGTGGACTCTCCAACACAGGTGCAAACTAGTATCTTCAACACCAAGGCACGCTCTGGAAAGTTCCTCTCCCTTGATGATCCTCTTGTCGAAAGCATTCCCAGGTGCTGTCTTTCGGATAACGACAAATCCTCCATTATCTCCAGTAAGTCTCTCCCAGATCCTTCATCCTACAACAGCCGGCAGATCACCAACAATCCCCTGAAAGAGAAGGAGAACATCTCTAAGACCAAGTTTCGGGAGGTTGACCAAACGAAAAACGACACTCGTAATAAGCAGAGTCTCAATGATGGTCCTTTGGGAACCATGTCCAACAACCTCGACCAGACCTTGGACAAAATCAACCCAGAGCTGCTTGACAATCTGGAACCTTCTACAGCGCCAtctagaaagaaaaaaaagtgctcAAAAAAGCCCAAATCAGACCAGTATTGTCTAAAGGGTCATGGGTCCACCGTTCAAGTATTGGCTGTTCTCTTTCTCCCCTTGTTCTGGTTGTCTCTGGCTTTGTGCTAG
- the rtn4r gene encoding reticulon-4 receptor isoform X2, translated as MKSLIVEGGRLLCLVLWLNLVPVMNGCPAKCLCYSEPRPTLACQQQGLFSIPTEIPIRSQRIFLQSNKLTVVRSTSFSSVHNLTVLWMYSNNISHIEAGAFYGLEKLEELDIGDNSNLRIISPTAFRGLTKLHTLHLHRCGLSELPVGVFRGLFSLQYLYLQDNNLLALHEDTFLDLANLTYLFLHNNKIRVVTDHMLRGLINLDRLLLHQNRIIHVQQRAFNDLGKLTTLFLFYNNLTMLTGEAMNPLVSLQYLRLNGNQWICDCRARPLWDWFKHFKGSSSQLECHLPTSLTGKDLKRLKSDDLEGCVDSPTQVQTSIFNTKARSGKFLSLDDPLVESIPRCCLSDNDKSSIISSKSLPDPSSYNSRQITNNPLKEKENISKTKFREVDQTKNDTRNKQSLNDGPLGTMSNNLDQTLDKINPELLDNLEPSTAPSRKKKKCSKKPKSDQYCLKGHGSTVQVLAVLFLPLFWLSLALC; from the coding sequence GTGGTCGCCTCCTCTGCCTGGTGTTATGGCTTAACCTGGTGCCAGTGATGAACGGCTGCCCGGCAAAGTGCCTGTGCTACAGTGAGCCGAGGCCAACGCTGGCCTGTCAACAGCAGGGTCTGTTCTCCATTCCCACTGAGATCCCCATCCGTAGCCAGCGAATATTCCTCCAGAGCAACAAACTGACAGTCGTCCGATCGACCAGCTTTAGTTCTGTGCATAACCTCACGGTCTTGTGGATGTACTCGAATAATATCAGCCATATTGAGGCGGGGGCCTTTTACGGGCTGGAGAAACTGGAAGAATTAGACATCGGCGACAACAGCAACCTTCGCATCATAAGTCCCACCGCGTTTCGCGGTCTGACCAAGCTGCACACCCTTCACCTGCACAGATGCGGGCTGTCTGAGCTCCCGGTGGGAGTTTTCCGAGGACTCTTCTCGCTTCAGTATCTGTACCTGCAGGATAATAACCTTCTGGCCCTGCACGAAGACACTTTCCTGGACCTGGCGAACCTCACCTACCTATTCTTACATAACAACAAGATAAGGGTGGTGACCGATCACATGCTGCGTGGTCTCATCAACCTTGACCGCTTGCTCCTGCACCAGAACCGCATCATACACGTGCAGCAGAGGGCTTTCAATGATCTGGGCAAGCTGACCACCTTGTTTCTCTTTTACAACAACCTCACCATGTTGACAGGGGAGGCCATGAACCCTCTGGTGTCCCTCCAGTACCTAAGGCTCAATGGGAATCAATGGATTTGTGACTGTCGAGCCAGGCCGTTGTGGGACTGGTTCAAACACTTCAAAGGGTCCAGCTCCCAGTTGGAATGCCACCTTCCCACCTCTCTGACCGGGAAGGACCTGAAACGACTGAAAAGTGACGATTTGGAGGGATGCGTGGACTCTCCAACACAGGTGCAAACTAGTATCTTCAACACCAAGGCACGCTCTGGAAAGTTCCTCTCCCTTGATGATCCTCTTGTCGAAAGCATTCCCAGGTGCTGTCTTTCGGATAACGACAAATCCTCCATTATCTCCAGTAAGTCTCTCCCAGATCCTTCATCCTACAACAGCCGGCAGATCACCAACAATCCCCTGAAAGAGAAGGAGAACATCTCTAAGACCAAGTTTCGGGAGGTTGACCAAACGAAAAACGACACTCGTAATAAGCAGAGTCTCAATGATGGTCCTTTGGGAACCATGTCCAACAACCTCGACCAGACCTTGGACAAAATCAACCCAGAGCTGCTTGACAATCTGGAACCTTCTACAGCGCCAtctagaaagaaaaaaaagtgctcAAAAAAGCCCAAATCAGACCAGTATTGTCTAAAGGGTCATGGGTCCACCGTTCAAGTATTGGCTGTTCTCTTTCTCCCCTTGTTCTGGTTGTCTCTGGCTTTGTGCTAG
- the rtn4r gene encoding reticulon-4 receptor isoform X3, with protein MNGCPAKCLCYSEPRPTLACQQQGLFSIPTEIPIRSQRIFLQSNKLTVVRSTSFSSVHNLTVLWMYSNNISHIEAGAFYGLEKLEELDIGDNSNLRIISPTAFRGLTKLHTLHLHRCGLSELPVGVFRGLFSLQYLYLQDNNLLALHEDTFLDLANLTYLFLHNNKIRVVTDHMLRGLINLDRLLLHQNRIIHVQQRAFNDLGKLTTLFLFYNNLTMLTGEAMNPLVSLQYLRLNGNQWICDCRARPLWDWFKHFKGSSSQLECHLPTSLTGKDLKRLKSDDLEGCVDSPTQVQTSIFNTKARSGKFLSLDDPLVESIPRCCLSDNDKSSIISSKSLPDPSSYNSRQITNNPLKEKENISKTKFREVDQTKNDTRNKQSLNDGPLGTMSNNLDQTLDKINPELLDNLEPSTAPSRKKKKCSKKPKSDQYCLKGHGSTVQVLAVLFLPLFWLSLALC; from the coding sequence ATGAACGGCTGCCCGGCAAAGTGCCTGTGCTACAGTGAGCCGAGGCCAACGCTGGCCTGTCAACAGCAGGGTCTGTTCTCCATTCCCACTGAGATCCCCATCCGTAGCCAGCGAATATTCCTCCAGAGCAACAAACTGACAGTCGTCCGATCGACCAGCTTTAGTTCTGTGCATAACCTCACGGTCTTGTGGATGTACTCGAATAATATCAGCCATATTGAGGCGGGGGCCTTTTACGGGCTGGAGAAACTGGAAGAATTAGACATCGGCGACAACAGCAACCTTCGCATCATAAGTCCCACCGCGTTTCGCGGTCTGACCAAGCTGCACACCCTTCACCTGCACAGATGCGGGCTGTCTGAGCTCCCGGTGGGAGTTTTCCGAGGACTCTTCTCGCTTCAGTATCTGTACCTGCAGGATAATAACCTTCTGGCCCTGCACGAAGACACTTTCCTGGACCTGGCGAACCTCACCTACCTATTCTTACATAACAACAAGATAAGGGTGGTGACCGATCACATGCTGCGTGGTCTCATCAACCTTGACCGCTTGCTCCTGCACCAGAACCGCATCATACACGTGCAGCAGAGGGCTTTCAATGATCTGGGCAAGCTGACCACCTTGTTTCTCTTTTACAACAACCTCACCATGTTGACAGGGGAGGCCATGAACCCTCTGGTGTCCCTCCAGTACCTAAGGCTCAATGGGAATCAATGGATTTGTGACTGTCGAGCCAGGCCGTTGTGGGACTGGTTCAAACACTTCAAAGGGTCCAGCTCCCAGTTGGAATGCCACCTTCCCACCTCTCTGACCGGGAAGGACCTGAAACGACTGAAAAGTGACGATTTGGAGGGATGCGTGGACTCTCCAACACAGGTGCAAACTAGTATCTTCAACACCAAGGCACGCTCTGGAAAGTTCCTCTCCCTTGATGATCCTCTTGTCGAAAGCATTCCCAGGTGCTGTCTTTCGGATAACGACAAATCCTCCATTATCTCCAGTAAGTCTCTCCCAGATCCTTCATCCTACAACAGCCGGCAGATCACCAACAATCCCCTGAAAGAGAAGGAGAACATCTCTAAGACCAAGTTTCGGGAGGTTGACCAAACGAAAAACGACACTCGTAATAAGCAGAGTCTCAATGATGGTCCTTTGGGAACCATGTCCAACAACCTCGACCAGACCTTGGACAAAATCAACCCAGAGCTGCTTGACAATCTGGAACCTTCTACAGCGCCAtctagaaagaaaaaaaagtgctcAAAAAAGCCCAAATCAGACCAGTATTGTCTAAAGGGTCATGGGTCCACCGTTCAAGTATTGGCTGTTCTCTTTCTCCCCTTGTTCTGGTTGTCTCTGGCTTTGTGCTAG